One Misgurnus anguillicaudatus chromosome 19, ASM2758022v2, whole genome shotgun sequence genomic region harbors:
- the LOC141349203 gene encoding butyrophilin subfamily 1 member A1-like: MIIIGITDSTADQFVVVGPVDPLLAVSGEDVILPCSLKPNISAVNMRVEWFRLDLKDSVVHLYEDHEDKNTNQLQSYRGRTEVFKDELQKGNTSLKLSRVKVSDEGLYKCFIEYKSWSDDLTVDLSVEAVGSPPLITVDGFDVSGGLHLQCESKGWYPEPELVWLDSEGVTLTSETTNTQRETDGFRVKHMITVYNRDSKYHCRVTMRHHMMETEIITSSKMFNSLRSSVILISVGSVLGVFGVIAVILIVVFIYRHRALNISSVSGVQCEVFQVYCRFTSSSTEHSRLQRKKQREEERLQSEERRIKNERERLSMIEKGTVGSLKSLLRKYAVNVTLDPDSAHPLLIVSDDGKQVRYEEQSRTVKDEDQKSNNKFDERLCVLGNEGFTSGCFYYEVEVKGLSRWFVGVARESVKRKGLIWLNPENGYWMAGLRGGGYRASEDSSSVPLSLSVNPQRVGVFVDYEEGRVSFYDVESMCHIYSFTDQSFNEKLYPVFYVNSLWYERLTAPLIICDL; this comes from the exons ATGATTATTATTGGAATCACAGATTCAACAGCAG ATcagtttgttgttgttggacCTGTTGATCCTCTCCTCGCTGTATCTGGTGAAGATGTGATTCTGCCCTGTTCTCTCAAACCCAACATCAGTGCTGTAAACATGAGAGTCGAGTGGTTTAGACTTGATCTCAAAGACTCAGTAGTTCATCTCTATGAAGATCATGAAGATAAAAACACAAATCAGCTTCAGTCGTACAGAGGAAGAACTGAAGTGTTTAAAGATGAACTACAGAAAGGAAACACATCACTTAAACTCTCAAGAGTTAAAGTCTCTGATGAAGGACTTTATAAGTGTTTTATTGAGTATAAATCCTGGAGTGATGACCTCACTGTTGATCTCAGCGTTGAAG CTGTAGGAAGTCCTCCACTCATCACTGTAGATGGATTTGATGTTTCTGGTGGACTTCATCTTCAGTGTGAATCTAAAGGTTGGTACCCTGAACCTGAACTTGTGTGGCTGGACAGTGAAGGAGTCACTTTGACATCTGAAactacaaacacacagagagagacagatggaTTCAGAGTAAAACACATGATCACTGTATATAACAGAGACAGTAAATATCACTGTAGAGTCACAATGAGACATCACATGATGGAGACTGAGATTATTACATCAA gtaaaatgtttaactctttgaGGTCATCAGTGATCTTGATTTCTGTTGGATCTGTGCTCGGTGTGTTCGGTGTGATTGCTGTAATACTGATCGTTGTGTTCATCTATAGACACAGAG CATTGAACATCTCATCAGTTAGTGGAGTTCAGTGTGAAGTTTTTCAGGTTTACTGTAGATTCACTTCATCTTCAACTGAACACTCA AGACTACAGAGAAAGAAacagagagaagaagagagACTACAGAGTGAAGAGAGGAGAATAAAAAATG AACGTGAGAGACTTTCAATGATAGAGAAGGGGACTGTAGGAAGTT tgAAATCACTGTTAAGAAAATATGCAG TGAATGTGACTCTGGATCCTGATTCAGCTCATCCACTTCTCATTGTGTCTGATGATGGGAAACAAGTGAGATATGAAGAACAATCAAGAACAGTGAAGGATGAAGATCAGAAGTCAAATAACAAGTTTGATGAACGTCTTTGTGTTCTTGGAAATGAAGGATTCACCTCAGGGTGTTTTTACTATGAGGTGGAGGTGAAGGGGTTAAGTAGGTGGTTTGTGGGTGTGGCCAGAGAATCTGTTAAGAGGAAGGGGTTGATCTGGCTGAATCCTGAGAATGGATACTGGATGGCTGGTTTGAGAGGAGGAGGGTATCGGGCTAGTGAGGATTCTTCATCTGTTCCTCTTTCTCTAAGTGTGAATCCTCAGAGAGTCGGGGTGTTTGTGGATTATGAGGAGGGTCGAGTCTCTTTTTATGATGTGGAGTCTATGTGTCATATCTACTCTTTTACTGATCAATCTTTTAATGAGAAACTATATCCTGTTTTTTATGTGAATAGTTTGTGGTATGAACGATTAACTGCACCACTCATCATCTGTGATCTCTAA